Within Xiphophorus hellerii strain 12219 chromosome 10, Xiphophorus_hellerii-4.1, whole genome shotgun sequence, the genomic segment ACACCTCAGTAAGGGCTTTTTATTGAACCTGAGAAGaggttgttttccttttcttttgaatCCATTGTtatacttttgttttgaaagtctCCATCCCAAGCAGCGTGGGCATAACCACTGCGCATGCGCGCCCCGTGGAGACTCCTGCGGTCTGCAGGTAGTCGCTTTTGAACGAGTCGTTTTGTCCTTTAAGATCATCAGATTGCGGGCCGTACGTGCTGCTTCCAGGTGAGTGGGTTTGGGTCAGAGCTCCAGCAGGATTCAGGTAACACCTCCCAGCATTCACCGTGTGCCTCAGATGTGGGTCAGCCTTTAATAGCTGTAGCTTAGCTCTTTGTGGCTGTCCGTATGCGTTCGGCTTTTTTAGACGTATTGTCCTGAGTATGCTCTTCTCTGTATCACACTCACTGGATGGAcgtatttatttatgatttcagATAAAAGATGCGGTCTTGCTGGGTATCATGTCACTTCATAGGTAGCTCAGCTAGCTGAGTTccaatagaaaacattttaaagttggCGTTAAACAAGTATGTTTTACATCAGTGTCTAGATTATGTTGTTATTTCGAGGATTTCGCTTCtacatttttgtagtttgtagTTAGCCTTCATTAGCATAGTGAATGGGCTGTTAGCCTCCGTGAAGCTAACAGAAGCCAACAGAAGTGAGTTAATCAGTTTTTAAGAGGTTGATGTTCATCATGGAGCAGAGAGACTGGAGACATTTCAGAGTAAAGCCAGAACTCCTGACTTAAGGCATCATCAGACTGTGCTCAGCATCGCTTCAGCCCTGCAGTGGTTCACCTTTTCTGTTGACATCCTTTGTTAAATCAGATGCTGCCTCAGTTTGATGATTCATAGCTGAAACCTTGATCTACTAGGACATGTGAAGGTTGTAAACAAGGATCGCGAAGTCTAAGACGAGTGAGGATGTCTGAAATGATGAAGGTTGAAGCAGATGAACCTGGAGTGTTCAGCTCGGAGCCCCTCATACCTGCAGCATCCGCAtcagaactggagcagaaaCAAGACAACAAAGATCTCAGTAAGTGACAGTTGTTGCCGAGTTGGAGGAAATTGGCAAGTTTTAGAATCACTGCAAGGCTGTGAAGAGTTTTAcatacaaacatgcaaaaacaaagtcaacagTAATgtgtatctttttttcttttgggagAACCTATTATTTACTCTTTCATTAATACCCTCCAGCCTTTAAAAGGTTGTGACTGTCCCTTTGACCTGCATGTTGAACTCATAAAAGGCACACCTGTGCATAAAAAGGAGGCagttgagtggaaggagatGCCAAATCAagtggaaaatactttttcttcaGATAAGGccctttattatttttagtttgtgtcCTCTTAATGCCGTTTACCACTCCTGTACAGTAATTAAGTCAGTAATTAAGATTAATTGGAAACAGCAGAACTGTATCCCAGTTTTGAATGATTGGATAAGACAGTCAAGATCAAGCTTGATATCATCGTATCTGATATGTTTACACAAAGTAAcctgatttatatttttgtagttCCTCGCGGTTATGAGGATAACataaattttaatgaattaacAATAGGTTTGCCGCTATCTGAATATTCCCCAGAAAACAGCAGACAGACCAAATTATTGGGCCATGAATGTTTTGCTAATGGGGAACGGAAGGGttctaaatattgtttagtaGCATTGtctccttttttgtctttttttgaggTAGTTCAGACATATCTCTGGTAGTGAGCAGTGGGCCATAATCTTTCCTAGTGAACCAAAATGGCTAGAATCAGCTCTTTGTGACACCTTTAAAATATGATACAAACACCAACTGTTGAAGATCATCTGAACAATTTGTATGATTTTTCCATGTAAAAATAGATTATGGCTATTATCAATTTATGTAAAGGAATAGATGTTTCAAAAATGGTTAACAAGCATTTAATATCCATTCATGTTTTGATGTTTCCAGTCCATCAGATGTTTGTGATTAAAGTGGTTCCCCATGACTGGAGCCTGAGTTTGAACCAGCAGGATCCAGATGACTCTCGCataaaggaggaggaagaggaactGTGGATCAGTCACGAGGAAGAGCAGCTTACTGTCAAgattgaagatgaagagaaaCCCGAACTTTATGAGATCAAAGCAGACGACATAAGAGAGACAGAATCTCCAACCAGCAGCTCAGATGAGAAGACGGAAACGGAACCTCATGAAGAGGACAGCGGAGGATTAGAACTGGAGAGGAACCAAGATCCAGCATGTTCTTCCCTGCAAACTAAGACAACTTCTCACAAAAGAGTTAGGACATCTAAGTCGACTGTAAATGGAGTTCAAACTGAAGAAAAGCCATTTTGCTGCCATGTTTGTGGAAAGACTTTCAAGCGCAACGCTCATGTTAAATTacacatgatgactcacactgCGGAGAGAGAACATACCTGTGATCTTTGCGGTAAAGGATTTAAAGAAAAGAGTTTCGTTCAGACACACATGAGAATACATACTGGAGAGAAACCATTTTCCTGTAATGTTTGTGGTAAAGGGTTTCATGCAAAAACATATCTGAAAACTCACATGAAGGTCCATTCCgcagaaaaacctttttcatgTGATATTTGTGGtacaagatttaaaagaaaggaaaatataaaaaagcacATGAGGATCCACACTGCAGAGAGACCGTTTGTTTGTAGGGTTTGCAATAAAGACTTTTCACTGCAGAACACATTGAACAGACACATGCGtgttcacacaggagagaagcaGTTCATTTGTAATGTTTGTAGTAAAggattttcattaaaacataacCTGAAAAGCCACATGGAAGTTCACACGGCACCGTTTAGCTGCAGTGATTGCAGTAAAcgttttgtaaaagaaatccaGTTAGAGCGACATGTGAGAGTCCACTCAGAGGAGAGGCCGTATGGTTGTAACGTCTGTAAAAGTAGATTTTATCAAAGGTGTCAACTTGAAAATCACATGAGAGTGCATTCAGGAGAGAAGCCGTTTGTGTGCACGGTTTGCAGTAAAGGATTTTCCCAGCTTGGAGATATGAGGAGGCACATGGGTCTTCATAAAGACTAACTAAACATCATAGTCGTCAGCTAATCTGTCAGtatttttctgaataatttatGTCTCCACATtatcacattaaataaaaatagttgaaaaaaataaaacttaatcatttgtaatttgctttattttctaactgatCAGTTTTAGTTAAAAGTTCAAAATGCTACAGTAAAGTTAATCCTGATGATTTTTAACTAGTAACTTCAAAACCACCAAAgctaaaaatcataataaacccagttgtgtttttaacaaGGCTGTTGCTAAAAAGATAAGTAGGTTGTTCAGAATGTCAAATATAATGAGATTGAAGCGTTAGATTCGGTCCTGAGTGTAACTCTTTCTACcttaaatttgattttctttacAACTGAACATCATCTCCAATTGGGCTGTCTAATCAATTGCAATTACATATATGTGCAATATTCTTATCCAAATTACTTTTGGAGTGCAATAATTGTTGACCAATATATTGCCAGTGTCATGAATGCACATTTTGCATGCCAAGTATGCTATGTACACACAGCAGctcttgatgctcaatttcattttttttccccactgaaaTCCAATATTTTCTTTATGGTTTTTACCACAAATTAAATGCAAGCCCAATCAGActtttatgttaaagatttatGGCTTCATCTAGATCCGCTTGCAGAGAAATAGTGCATGGCAGTGCACTATTTGCTGTTTGTTGGCACCAAAGTAACACGTCTGAAACAAAGTGTCAGCACTGCTTTTGTCAGTCATTGCTTATGTAGCGTCTGGCTTCTTCTGATGCAGAATTATAATGCATGTCACCAAtgtaaaagtcaaaatgtgACATGACCATGTGAAAGTGGCGCAAATCAGACTTCTTCGGGGGCTGAAAATATTGGAATTGGACCATTCAGCATGCTGTGAAAAAGTCAGATCTGGATCACATattggcaaaacaaaaaatcagatttggttcgcatttgtctgctgtgtgaacatcagtgttgtatagtaacgaagtaaaaatacttcactactttacttaagtatattttggagtacttcatactttcctcgagtatgaaaatttttgatgactttcacttttacttcactacatttccgaacttaattgcgtacttttactccgatacattttcaatgtgtggtttagttactcgttacaaaaaagcgagagagagaaacaaagtgttttgaccccacctactgattagcaagtaggctaccgaacaaagtccgtagcctgcttgcctgggcttgttcatcacctccaataggatacacctgtttcgcttctcccattgttggggaaatcagaaatcagaacaccgtacagcgggtgggacgaacacagaagagtgctgcccgcactgacgcggctcagggattacgtgacacgcagcgccgtgccctataatgcactgtaagctatgtaatgtgtttgaggcagttgaccaaaatcccggacaatttttaaattccccccggacatctttttaggtctgaaaagtaggacatgtccgggaaaaagaggacgtctggtcaccctagttcaatgggggacagaagccatagcgatagcaatttagactaaatttaacgaatataggaaaggcatgcaagttcaaaaccacaaaccattaacatgtgctactctttaaaactggaacaatttattagcaggtttaattttgtctgcacttggttgggtacattattttaagtttatttgacaagtttaccaaaatataagaaatgtcattcacacttgccttgttttactttttacttgtacttttcattacattacttgagtacatccatttttacagtaatttccatacttaagtacaagacgtttcagatactttaagacttttactcaagtaacatttcagtcagtgacttcgacttttaccaaagtcgtattttggagaggtacttgtacttttacttgactctgagatttcagtactttatacaacactggtgaACATAGACTTAAGATATTCAGCCTGTCGGACTCTGTCCAACATTCAGAGTATGAAGTAGATGTTTGCACCTCACACAGATGAGTGTCCATGTGTTGTGGGACATAAAGATGGACAGTTAAAGGAATTCTAGTGTTTGTATTCTTCTTTTAATGACAACAATAATTACTTtgagcaaacatttatttgagtCGGTAAAAAAATGACCGGGTTTATTTACTTCCTCACATCTGTTTTGATGCTGTTTTTGCATATGACAGAAAATCCCTAAAGCAATCTCCAATTCATTCTGTATTTACTGCATTCTGtgtgttgtttatttataaaaacatttacaaaataaaatgtacttattgcatttatttattcaagcaTTGAGATGATGTATGTTTCACTTACTTATTAATTAGTCCTCCTCAACCAGGTGGGTATTGGGTATCTCATGATcccttttgtgttgtttctttaaaCTACTCCTTAAGCAGGTTACTAATTAGGGTGAAGGTTTGCTTATGAAAATccttcaattatttatttgaaaaagattgTTTGGTTCCAGCGTTTATTCActtcagctgcattttcttctaACATTTCTCACGTATAGTGCCTTAAGATAAGGCTTTTGAGGATTTTGGTAGTATATAAATAAGCCCAAttcaattatttgttttgtagaataaaacaaccaaccaaccatcctaACCAtagcaaaaatgaaaactggGTAGAAAGGTGTCCATTTTcatataaattgttttattttgaaaaactgataAGTTTATAGCGGAAGAGGCTTTCCAGTTTAAAACGTAACCGGATGTTGTCATGTTAACCTTAGTTGCTAAGTGCTGATAGTAAAACGTCTTAACGCTTGTGTGTAATTAATATGTCGGTCTTTTCTTGACAGTCTTAGAGAATATTTTTCTTACGTATCTGTTGGGTCGCTGCGATTATTTCTAGCCTTAGCCCGCAGTTCGTTCGTCAATTAGCCTTCATTAGAAGAATGAATGGACTACTATGTGGAGCTAAAGTAGTTGATAGCAGAGACTTAACCAGTGTTTTTAATGATGAAGTATTTAAAGCTGATGTCTTAAAGCTGCAAAAGGGACAGAGTGGACCCAGAACTACCGGCCATGGTATCAGACTCTCTGCAGCATCGCTTCAGCTCTGCTACGGTTTACAATTAATGTTACACTTTATTTGATCAGTGGCTGATTCGTGTCTTATTCCGGTTTCACGCagtgtaaaaacacaatatgaaGGCCAGATGCCTGAAACCTTGATCTACTTGAAAATGTGAAGGTTACAGACAAAGATTGTTAAAAGGAGAAGTCAAGTGGAGCGAGGATGTCTGAGACGATGAAGGTCGAAGCAGATGAACCTGAAGGGTTCAGCTTGGACCCACCTATACCTGCAGCATCCACATCAGAACTGGAGGAGGAAACACAGAACAGCAAAGATCTCAGTAAGTGACTCACATTTGATTGTCTGGATTGAAGCTGATTATATCTGACTGGAAGTTGTGAAAAGGACTGTTGGAAGCGTCAGAGTGAAAAGTAAATTCAAGCCAGATGACTGCCTTGTCTTGGTTTACGCAAGATGGGCCCCCTTAACTCATGGCATTCTGtaaccaataataataaataacattttattctgtttctgaAAGGAAGTGACATATGCATCTCTTAATTGGCAATAAAGTGAACAATGTCTaatgaatatataaaaaatctttaaattttcattagatttttacaaatacaGGAAGTTGACAATTGTTTATACTTTAATGATCAATGTGGAAGGATCCAGTAACATTAAAACCTTCTTAGACTtgctttttgtatgttttccactggtattttgatgatttgtctttttgtgaTGAGCTCCAAGACTTGATCTTTAGCTCCCTCTGCTGGCAATTTGACTAGACTTCATTTGCAGCTTGAAGAACAAATCCCTAGTTAGTCTTTCACTCCAGAGTTGCCCTGAAAGGCAGGTGTGAAGCCAGTGTGAGGATAATAACAAACTCCCACCTGAACACCTGGGTGCTTGAGTTTTCCCCCACTATGAAAGTGTTGCTACTGTAGGGCATTCAATTCCAGGAGGTAGAACTCTGACTCTCAGTCAGCTTAGTAATACTCACACAAATCCACTCTAATGTAGATTAAAGCTGAATGATTTATAACTGAGCAAGGGCTTAATTTTACGACTGGTGCAAATCTGAATTGGGAGCTACATGCTTTTAAGCACACTTCACACGTCAAGATTCATTTAATAACCGACCGCAGCTCATGTTTGATATGTCATCTTGATGGAACTAGTTAGTTTGAGAGGACCCATCATTGATGTTTCTGTTGTCGATCATTTATGGCAGTTCCGCTCAGGACCAGCATTCTAAATGGAAAGGCTCAGAAGTTTTTTGCAGGAACCAGAAAGCAATAATGCCAGTTTAATTGTGGACACTCAAAGGTGATCCAGGCTGATAATCTTCCTTTTCTCCtccaaattttctttaaataagtccatgatttataaataaaaatgatggataaaacatttatatttgattttcagAAAGAGAGACATTGATCCTCCTGTTGATAAAGTATGGCTTCAATCATGTGACAAAACTCTGATTAGAATTTCCCTTTAAGTAATTAGAATTAGTCATGATTTTAGAGTTCTGCCTTTACATCTTCTTTgttgatcattaaaaaaatttattatgcTAATTATCAATTTAAACGTAACAATTTGTAAGGACAATATGCCATTTTATCAACCAGAAGCAATCAGTGATGATTCTGTGTGTTGTGATGTTCTCAGTCCACCAGATGTTGGTGATCAAAGTGATTCCCCAGGACTGGAGCCCCTGTTTGGACCATCAGGATCCAGAAACCTTCCACATAAAGGAGGAAGACGAAGAACTGTGTATCAgtcaggaggaagagcagcatACTGTGAAGACTGAAGATGAAGAGAAACTTGAGCTTCCTCAAATCAAAACTGAAGACATCAGACAGACAGAAGCTCTAAGCAGCAGCTCGACTGAACAGAGGGGAATAGAAGTAGGTGGAGAGGGCTATGGAGGATTACAACCACGCTGGAGCCTAGATCCAGTAGGTTATTTCCAAAAAAGTAAGCTGATGGTTGAAGGAAGATGTAAGGCATCCAAACTGTCTTCCAGTGTTCCTCCTCAGCATGAAGTCCACACAGAAGAGAAGCCATTTGGTTGcaatatttgtggaaaaagattcaAACTTAAGACAAATGTTAAGTTACAcctgatgattcacactggaaTGAGAGAACATAGGTGTGATCTTTGTGGGAAgggatttaaagaaaaactttctctTCAGACTCATATGCGAGTCCACACCGGAGAGACTCCATTTTCCTGTGAAGACTGTGGGAGGAGATTCCATGCCAAGAGAAATCTTAACATTCACTTGAAGCTCCATTCTGGAGGAAAAGCGTTTTCCTGTGATGTCTGTGGTGCAAGATTTAAGGTAAAGGAAAGTCTTAAAAAGCACATATGGATCCATACTGAAGATAGACCTTTTGTATGTAGTGTTTGCAATAAAGGTTTTTCACAACAAAATATTCTAAAGAGACACATGCTTattcacacaggagagaaacacTACATTTGTAGTGTTTGTAGCAAAGGATTTTTGCGGCAAGGGGATCTAAAGAGTCACATGCGCGTTCATACAGGAGAGAAACCATTTACTTGTAGCGTTTGTAGTAAAGGATTTTCACAACAAGTGTATTTGAGAAGGCACCTCGATATTCACAACGCACAATTTAGCTGTGGAAACTGTGGCAAGTGTTTTGTGAAGGAGACCCAGTTAAAGCGACATGTGAGGCTGCACACAGAGGAGAGGCCATTTGGTTGTGATGTCTGTAAAAGCAGGTTTATTCAAAGGAATCATCTTGAAAATCACATGAGAGTGCATTCAggagaaaaacagtttgtttgtcATGTCTGCAGTAAAGGATTTTCCTTGCATGGAGACCTGAAGAGACACATGCGtgttcacacaggagagaaaccgTTTGTTTGTAGTGTTTGCAGTCAGAGATTTTCACGACCAGCATATCTGAGAAAACACATGGATCTTCACACTTTACCTTTTAAAAGCTTTAGTGATTGTAGTTAACTTTTTGTGAAGGAATTGGAGATAAAGACTCAAGACAGAGAAACCTTTTGGTTGTGATGTTTGTAAAAGCAGATTTAGTATAAATAAGTATTCTCATCATAAGTATTTAACAGGTCATCAAGGAGATAAGACagtttatttccttattttgctgtaaatgttttttcttcatatatAGGTGTTCAAAAGGGCTGCAACTTATTATTttgatgtcaaaaataaaaacgtggGCATACCTTCTGTTACCAGTGCTGTGAAATGTTTGACTACCTTCTCGAGTTTGCACATCTGATAAGTATGATCATGTTTTGTGTGGCCAAATTTTAGCAATCGCTGTTGGGAGTTTTCTCAACGTGGGATGCAAAACTGTGCTGTAGTTTGTTcactttgctttgtttattgaATTTGTTGTCACCTCAAGTATAAGCCTTTTTCATCCTGAAAGAGTGATGAGAAATCCACTTACAGGTCTGAGTAGAGGAGAGAAAGACACtaaactgatcatttttatgGCTATCAAAATAAAGTGGCAAGTTTCTGAGAATGTTTTGTAAGTTTTGTCTTCTATTTAACTAGAACTGAAGTGACATTTTAGTAGATGAATTATTGCGTGTCATTGAAATGGAGACTAAACAGTCTTACCCTTAATCAAAGtgtatattgtttatttaatgttgTTTAAGTCAGATTTATTCTTTGAAGCAAAGGATAAAGCATTTTAGgtgatttgttttcagaaataatagatttgtaaaaagaataaaaccaaGTAAGAGCAGCACATTAAGACAGATTCACAAGAACTGTAGTTCTGACAAATATTAGTTTCTTTTTGGTTTAATATTGTTAAGAAGCGCTGTGTTCTTGTTCTTTATTCTTGCTTATTATTGTGGTGCAGCGCATTTGTTGAAGTCTATTTAAGATACAAATAAAGTTGACATGAACAGAAATGTATTGCTTCTGGTCATTGTGCagaacaaattaacaaaaatgcaGGATTCTACTAAAGGAATCTGAATTAATTACAGCCCATCACTTTATCAGGTTATACTGACCacttaaagtgctttacattataGCGACATTGTAAAGCCTGGAGGTCTGCCAGGCTTTACATGCCTCCCAACAGATTTTGTTAgcaatctctctctctctctgtggtgactgttgattaatgtttcatttataatgtttcaaaGCAACTCCATAGTAGGTGGGTTTTTAGtatagatttaaaggaactcagtgttggTATGTTTAcattagtttgttttgtctgtctgtctgtatgGTGGCTTGTGACGAACCTGGTGACCTACCTCCTAACCCTCTCTGCTTTCTGTAGGTAGAAGAGAAGGATTAATGTCGTCATTTCCTTGTCCATATGAATAACGAGTAAATTAAAGTAATAGATTTATAAAAACAcgaatttgaaaataaaatattttttctgtttttctttgaacagCTCAAATCCGACATATGTAATACAAgttgtgactttttatttttcctaataAATACATAAGACTCGTATTCTTATAAGTGTTTTGGCAGCATGAAAGCTGCcactttgttattttccattgaTCAAATGATCTTTGTATGATTTTTACAAATGATAGTCCAACATAACTGATTTTGAGGCAGTGTTGATGTAGTGATTtggatgtttatattttattctattgaGATCTGTTTATTCCCAGAAGGTCAACGTTTCTGATAATGCTTGTACCACTTTTTCCTTGTCACTTTAGCTTCAATCTTACAAACAgtaagaattaaaaaagaacatgCAGTTTCTTTCCTCCAAACAACCCTATACTCTGTTATAACCCATGTCACCTAGACCAAGGGGACATATTAAATAACTGATGTTTGAATTgagctttttttatatatggTTGAAAAGATATATAACATATTACAAAATACACATATTTGTTCCACTTCTACGATAAGTGGAAATGGAGTTAAATTACTCGTGTGTATGCGCAAACTTGGCCAGTGAAGCATATACTAATATTACTATTAAAAACAATACTGATTACGGGAAATAGTTTTGTCGAATCGGGACTTTACTGGTCATTGATTGGCCAACGAACAGGAAGTAACCGGATGTTAGCTTGACTAGCTTAGCCCTAACAGAAAACCGTTTTAAAGATGGCGTAAAATGAGTGTGTGACTGGTGTTTTCGATTAGGCACTTGATATTTTTCGTGAAAATGTCGCTGTtgtgcatttctttttcagtcGCTGAGATTACCTCCAGCGGAGGTTTTCTGCACGGAATGCAATTAGCTTTGATTAGCAACCGGAATTGACTATTAGACTCTGTGGAGCTAAAGCAGAGACTTTCTGAGGTTGTAGCGTTTAAAAGTTCGTGGTTATTGCTACAGGACAAATCCACACTCTTAAGTTTTGCGAGGCTGT encodes:
- the LOC116727441 gene encoding gastrula zinc finger protein XlCGF52.1-like isoform X1, whose translation is MSEMMKVEADEPGVFSSEPLIPAASASELEQKQDNKDLIHQMFVIKVVPHDWSLSLNQQDPDDSRIKEEEEELWISHEEEQLTVKIEDEEKPELYEIKADDIRETESPTSSSDEKTETEPHEEDSGGLELERNQDPACSSLQTKTTSHKRVRTSKSTVNGVQTEEKPFCCHVCGKTFKRNAHVKLHMMTHTAEREHTCDLCGKGFKEKSFVQTHMRIHTGEKPFSCNVCGKGFHAKTYLKTHMKVHSAEKPFSCDICGTRFKRKENIKKHMRIHTAERPFVCRVCNKDFSLQNTLNRHMRVHTGEKQFICNVCSKGFSLKHNLKSHMEVHTAPFSCSDCSKRFVKEIQLERHVRVHSEERPYGCNVCKSRFYQRCQLENHMRVHSGEKPFVCTVCSKGFSQLGDMRRHMGLHKD
- the LOC116727441 gene encoding gastrula zinc finger protein XlCGF8.2DB-like isoform X2; protein product: MFVIKVVPHDWSLSLNQQDPDDSRIKEEEEELWISHEEEQLTVKIEDEEKPELYEIKADDIRETESPTSSSDEKTETEPHEEDSGGLELERNQDPACSSLQTKTTSHKRVRTSKSTVNGVQTEEKPFCCHVCGKTFKRNAHVKLHMMTHTAEREHTCDLCGKGFKEKSFVQTHMRIHTGEKPFSCNVCGKGFHAKTYLKTHMKVHSAEKPFSCDICGTRFKRKENIKKHMRIHTAERPFVCRVCNKDFSLQNTLNRHMRVHTGEKQFICNVCSKGFSLKHNLKSHMEVHTAPFSCSDCSKRFVKEIQLERHVRVHSEERPYGCNVCKSRFYQRCQLENHMRVHSGEKPFVCTVCSKGFSQLGDMRRHMGLHKD
- the LOC116727451 gene encoding zinc finger protein OZF-like, with the protein product MSETMKVEADEPEGFSLDPPIPAASTSELEEETQNSKDLIHQMLVIKVIPQDWSPCLDHQDPETFHIKEEDEELCISQEEEQHTVKTEDEEKLELPQIKTEDIRQTEALSSSSTEQRGIEVGGEGYGGLQPRWSLDPVGYFQKSKLMVEGRCKASKLSSSVPPQHEVHTEEKPFGCNICGKRFKLKTNVKLHLMIHTGMREHRCDLCGKGFKEKLSLQTHMRVHTGETPFSCEDCGRRFHAKRNLNIHLKLHSGGKAFSCDVCGARFKVKESLKKHIWIHTEDRPFVCSVCNKGFSQQNILKRHMLIHTGEKHYICSVCSKGFLRQGDLKSHMRVHTGEKPFTCSVCSKGFSQQVYLRRHLDIHNAQFSCGNCGKCFVKETQLKRHVRLHTEERPFGCDVCKSRFIQRNHLENHMRVHSGEKQFVCHVCSKGFSLHGDLKRHMRVHTGEKPFVCSVCSQRFSRPAYLRKHMDLHTLPFKSFSDCS